Below is a genomic region from Methanomassiliicoccales archaeon.
GCGAAGAATGCGGGCATCAGCAAGGTCATCTCCTCTTCGTCAGCATCGGTCTACGGAAATTCCCGCTCGCCTCCGGTCAAGGAGACCGATCCTACTGGCCCCACCTCACCTCTTGGATCCGGCAAACTTGCGGCAGAGGAATATTGCCGGCTCTTCCACGAGCTGTATGGATTGAAAACGATGTCGCTTCGGTATTTCACCGTCTTTGGGCCGAGACAGCAGCCAAATTCTACTATCGGTGCCCTCACGGAGAGCGTCCTTAGCGGCCGACACCCCCAGATAATCGGAGGCCCTGACCAGGTTGGAGATTACCTGTTCGTCTCTGATGCGGTTGAAGCGATACTTCGTTGCGCTCACTGCGATGATCTCAAAGGCCAGGCGTTGAACGTATGCTCAGGCAGGGCCACAACCACGGATCAGCTTGTGAGGGCGATAATGGATGTGACGGGCAGATCGGACATGGAGCCGGAATACCTGCCCGGAGAGGACGAAGAAGCGCGTATCTGGGGGGACAACACCTGGGCCAAAGAACTCCTGGGCTGGGAGCCAAGGATACCTCTGGATGAAGGATTGGGCAGGCTCGTGGAATGGTATGAAAAGTCTGGGACCTGATCCAGTGGGCAGGTCCGATTAGATCTCAGAAGGTCAAGAAGAGGTTTTTAGAGGGCCACGTAGACCACGTGGCGCCCACGCTGTTCTGCCTTTATCTTGCCCTTCTCGACATAGTCGAGCAGCATGGATTGGAGCTCGTCCTCCTCCATTCCAGAGGCTTTGACCAGCTCCATGAATGTGTGCCCCTCCGTACTTGCCATCAGCTCGA
It encodes:
- a CDS encoding GDP-mannose 4,6-dehydratase, translated to MKAVVTGGAGFIGSTLVDRLLDEGNDVVVVDNLDLTSSGRANYLEPHFENERYRLDKISVLDLDGLRQSVVGADVVFHLAAQANLSTIDPVMAQMEITGTLNVLLAAKNAGISKVISSSSASVYGNSRSPPVKETDPTGPTSPLGSGKLAAEEYCRLFHELYGLKTMSLRYFTVFGPRQQPNSTIGALTESVLSGRHPQIIGGPDQVGDYLFVSDAVEAILRCAHCDDLKGQALNVCSGRATTTDQLVRAIMDVTGRSDMEPEYLPGEDEEARIWGDNTWAKELLGWEPRIPLDEGLGRLVEWYEKSGT